The DNA segment ATCCAGCATACGGGCAATCAATTGTGCCGCACCCGGGGTGGTGTGGATCACCAGAATAATGCCGTTATGATCGACATCCAGCACCAGATTTTTCAGTGGGCTGTTGATCGTCGGAATACCTAATTCTACGGGTAAGCAATACACCATTTCCGTCTTAGCATTACGGGTTCGTACCGCACCAAAGCGGCTTAACATCCGGGATACTTTCGACTGGTTAATGTTTTCAAAGCCGATTTCATTCAGTGCCGTAACAATTTCAGCCTGTGATCCAAATCGCTCTTCTCGTAATAAGGCTTTGAAAGCCTTAACAAGTTGTTCCTGTTTTTCGCCGGGTTTCATGTAAAATCCGAGATGAATCGTTCATAAACAACAATTTTGCAGTCTGGCTGCATATATTTCAACGATTGCTGCATAAAAATAGATATTAGTTCACAGGATCTAGGCAGCGGTTGCTGGAAGTCAGCATGCAAAAATGGCCTGAGAAGCGAGTTAAACGATTCAGTCTGAATAAAGAAAGAGTGTCACCCAGCTCACACTTCCCGCGGGTGTGTTTGGTGGATACGTCACTTTCTACTATTTTCAGATGAGCAATACTTATAACTACCATCACAACAACAAAAATATGGAGCTTGCTATGAAAATAACTGTTCTCGGTGCTGCTGGTGGTATAGGGCAAGCGCTGTCCCTATTATTAAAAATGAAATTGCCCGCCGGCTTTAAACTGGCTTTGTATGATGTTGCGCCAGTAACACCGGGTATTGCTGTTGATTTGAGCCATATTCCTACTGATGTTGCGGTAAAAGGCTTTGCTGGCACTGATCTGCCAAAAGCATTGGAAGGCAGTAATGTGGTCGTGATCTGTGCGGGCATTGCCCGTAAACCAGGTATGGATCGCAGCGATTTATTTAAATTTAATGCTGGTGTTATTCAGGCATTAGTATCTGAAGCTGCGTCGATCTGCCCGAATGCTTGTTTCTGCATTATTACCAACCCAGTGAACAGCATGGTGCCAGTTGCGGCGGAAGTGTTGAAAAAAGCCGGTGTTTATAATCCACAGAAATTGTTTGGCGTCACCATGTTGGATGTTATCCGTGCGGAAACGTTTGTTGCCAATTCACAAGGACGTGCAGCCGGCACTATCCGCGTGAATGTGATTGGAGGTCACAGTGGTAAAACGATTCTGCCAGTGATGTCGCAAGTCGGTGGTTTTGAATTCACTGATGAAGAAGCCGCGCAATTGGTGCGTCATATTCAAGATGCGGGTACTGAAGTCGTTGAAGCCAAAGCTGGCAATGGTTCAGCAACACTGGCCATGGCTGCCGCAGCACATCGTTTTGTCAATGCGGTGGTTCGTGGTCTGATGGGTGAAGAAAACGTGGTGGAATGTGCTTATGTGGAAGGCGGTAGCCAACACAGCCGTTTCTTCTCACAACCGATGCGTTTAGGTAAAGAGGGCTGGTATAAGGTGTTACCATACGGGCCACTGACGCAGGCAGAGAAAGATGCTCTCGAGGCTATGCTGCCAACCCTGCGGGATGAAATTCGGATGGGGGAAGACTTCGTTCTTAAGCCAGAATAAGTCGTGGATAACTGTTCATGAAACGAGGGGGCTATTGTGCCCCCTTTATTTTTAAGAGTTATTTTCAATAGTTCAGCTGATTTTTCTGGCTTCGACAATCAACAAAGTGCCTTCTGCCGAGATTACTTTAACTGCAGTGCCTGCTTTAAGCGGTTCGTTACACAACACTTGCCAGACTGTATCATCCAACCGAACTCGGCTTTGCCTTAACTGTACATCTTCCAACAAAGTGGTTTGTGCACCAATGCAGCGTTGAGTGCGTTGATTCAACACAGCTGCGCTGACGGCGGGTTTATCGCGTTGGTTAAGGCGAAACCAATACCAGGTTGTGGCGATACTGAATATGGCAAACAGACCCCATTGACCATAAATATCTAACGTAAACAGATATACCATCACAGCAGTCAGCAGTGCAGC comes from the uncultured Tolumonas sp. genome and includes:
- the mdh gene encoding malate dehydrogenase, with product MKITVLGAAGGIGQALSLLLKMKLPAGFKLALYDVAPVTPGIAVDLSHIPTDVAVKGFAGTDLPKALEGSNVVVICAGIARKPGMDRSDLFKFNAGVIQALVSEAASICPNACFCIITNPVNSMVPVAAEVLKKAGVYNPQKLFGVTMLDVIRAETFVANSQGRAAGTIRVNVIGGHSGKTILPVMSQVGGFEFTDEEAAQLVRHIQDAGTEVVEAKAGNGSATLAMAAAAHRFVNAVVRGLMGEENVVECAYVEGGSQHSRFFSQPMRLGKEGWYKVLPYGPLTQAEKDALEAMLPTLRDEIRMGEDFVLKPE
- a CDS encoding NfeD family protein; protein product: MLDWTWFTEWNYWHWLILGAALLLLELFGTAGLLLWTGIAALLTAVMVYLFTLDIYGQWGLFAIFSIATTWYWFRLNQRDKPAVSAAVLNQRTQRCIGAQTTLLEDVQLRQSRVRLDDTVWQVLCNEPLKAGTAVKVISAEGTLLIVEARKIS
- the argR gene encoding transcriptional regulator ArgR, which encodes MKPGEKQEQLVKAFKALLREERFGSQAEIVTALNEIGFENINQSKVSRMLSRFGAVRTRNAKTEMVYCLPVELGIPTINSPLKNLVLDVDHNGIILVIHTTPGAAQLIARMLDSLGKAEGILGTIAGDDTIFITPTAETDIDELYDSVLELFEQTG